The Solibacillus daqui genome has a segment encoding these proteins:
- the yyaC gene encoding spore protease YyaC — translation MTQASEKNYSIHYEQTSAVWELSEILLQLIPFDHEKLIFCCIGTDRSTGDALGPIIGSQLQQTFSFPFEIVGTLQAPLHALNIIDRQKQLYEQQEPYIVAIDACLGESTAIGSILVQPGPLYPGKAVNKQLPPIGDLAIKGIVNIGGFMEAKVLSNTRLHVTYSMGDKIARALLLAWQRHLLKRKNNGYHNSYNNNRWQQIGYTDFR, via the coding sequence ATGACACAAGCCTCTGAAAAGAATTATAGCATTCATTACGAGCAAACAAGTGCCGTATGGGAGCTAAGTGAAATCTTATTGCAGCTTATTCCATTTGATCATGAAAAATTAATATTTTGCTGTATCGGTACCGACCGTTCTACTGGTGATGCACTCGGTCCAATTATTGGTAGCCAATTACAACAAACATTTTCATTTCCATTCGAAATTGTTGGAACATTACAAGCACCACTCCATGCACTTAATATTATCGACCGCCAAAAGCAGCTGTACGAACAACAAGAGCCTTATATCGTGGCCATCGATGCTTGTTTAGGCGAATCAACTGCCATTGGTTCCATCTTAGTCCAACCTGGACCACTCTATCCAGGAAAAGCAGTAAATAAGCAATTGCCTCCAATCGGCGATTTAGCCATTAAAGGCATTGTCAATATCGGCGGATTTATGGAAGCTAAAGTGCTTTCAAATACGCGTTTACATGTTACCTACTCAATGGGGGACAAAATTGCCCGTGCCTTATTACTTGCGTGGCAACGTCATTTATTGAAACGGAAAAATAATGGCTACCATAATAGCTACAACAATAATCGCTGGCAGCAAATTGGCTACACGGATTTTCGTTAG
- the rpsF gene encoding 30S ribosomal protein S6 — MRKYELMYIIRPNIEDEAKKALTARFEEILTSNGAEIVEAKDWGKKRLAYEINDFREGFYQIVKVNAGTEAINEYTRLANISEDIIRHIAVREGDK, encoded by the coding sequence ATGAGAAAGTACGAATTAATGTACATCATCCGTCCAAACATTGAAGATGAGGCGAAAAAAGCTTTAACAGCTCGTTTCGAAGAGATCTTAACTTCAAATGGTGCAGAGATCGTTGAAGCAAAAGATTGGGGTAAAAAACGCTTAGCTTATGAAATCAACGACTTCCGCGAAGGTTTCTACCAAATCGTGAAAGTTAACGCTGGTACAGAAGCTATCAACGAATACACTCGTTTAGCGAACATCAGCGAAGACATCATCCGTCACATCGCAGTACGCGAAGGAGACAAATAA
- the ssb gene encoding single-stranded DNA-binding protein translates to MINRVVLVGRLTKDPELRYTPSGVPMARFTIAVNRTFSGQSGEREADFIGCIAWRKQAENLANFMRKGSLVGVEGRIQTGSYEGQDGKRVYTTDVVADAVQFLEPRGGASTSQGMQGNQQYGGGQNNYGGQPSYNQPNQQFGGAQPQDSYGSYQQPPQNQQNYTRVDEDPFANSKGPIEVSEDDLPF, encoded by the coding sequence ATGATTAACCGTGTTGTATTAGTTGGAAGACTAACAAAGGATCCAGAGCTTCGTTACACACCGAGTGGAGTTCCAATGGCGCGTTTTACAATTGCTGTAAACCGTACTTTTTCGGGCCAATCGGGTGAACGCGAAGCAGATTTCATAGGCTGTATTGCCTGGAGAAAACAAGCTGAAAACTTAGCGAACTTCATGCGAAAAGGAAGTTTAGTTGGTGTGGAAGGCCGTATTCAAACGGGTAGCTATGAAGGACAAGATGGTAAGCGTGTATACACAACAGATGTCGTTGCAGATGCTGTGCAGTTCTTAGAGCCGCGCGGAGGAGCAAGTACATCACAAGGTATGCAAGGTAACCAACAATATGGCGGTGGGCAGAATAATTATGGTGGACAACCATCATACAATCAGCCAAACCAACAATTTGGAGGAGCTCAACCACAAGATTCTTATGGTTCTTATCAACAACCACCTCAAAATCAGCAAAATTATACACGTGTAGATGAAGATCCATTTGCAAATAGTAAAGGGCCAATTGAGGTTTCTGAAGACGATTTACCGTTCTAA
- a CDS encoding mechanosensitive ion channel family protein, with translation MEEELTIDIATTDIKGLARYTTKLWDYVTSQAFWDMILEVTIKIAAILVISYLVVLIGKKVIARVFMIRVRNNERRQVTIVKLLQSVLSYLVYFSMIMGILSALNIQIAGLIAGAGIASVAIAFGAQNLVKDIITGFFIILEDQFSVGDYVRIGAAEGTVIEIGLRTTKLKGTNGEQFILPNGSIAEVINYSINNSKAMIDMQVALDANIEKVQIIIQDYLDTLPSQHEELVSAPLFLGVTNTTSTEATIRITVETLPLQQFAISRVIRKDVIDILTRNGIPLAVPKMMFYDKGGE, from the coding sequence TTGGAAGAAGAACTAACAATAGACATTGCAACGACAGATATTAAAGGTCTTGCACGCTATACAACTAAGCTTTGGGACTATGTTACAAGCCAAGCATTCTGGGATATGATTTTAGAAGTGACCATAAAAATTGCAGCAATTTTGGTTATTTCATATTTAGTCGTGCTCATTGGAAAAAAAGTAATTGCGCGTGTTTTTATGATTCGTGTTCGAAATAATGAGCGTCGCCAAGTGACCATTGTAAAATTATTGCAAAGTGTATTAAGTTATTTAGTATACTTCTCAATGATTATGGGGATTTTATCCGCATTAAATATTCAAATTGCAGGGTTAATTGCAGGGGCCGGAATTGCATCGGTTGCCATTGCATTTGGTGCCCAAAACTTAGTGAAGGATATCATCACCGGATTCTTTATCATTTTAGAAGATCAATTTAGTGTAGGTGATTATGTAAGAATTGGTGCAGCAGAAGGTACGGTTATAGAAATTGGTTTACGTACAACGAAATTAAAAGGCACAAATGGAGAGCAATTTATTTTGCCAAATGGAAGCATTGCGGAAGTTATTAACTATTCTATTAATAACTCAAAAGCGATGATTGATATGCAAGTAGCACTCGATGCTAATATTGAAAAAGTACAAATAATTATTCAAGATTATTTAGATACATTACCTTCGCAACATGAGGAACTTGTGAGTGCGCCACTATTTTTAGGCGTTACGAATACGACAAGTACGGAAGCGACAATTCGAATTACGGTGGAGACATTACCATTACAGCAGTTCGCGATCTCCCGTGTTATTCGTAAAGATGTCATTGATATTTTAACGCGTAACGGTATTCCATTAGCTGTGCCGAAAATGATGTTTTATGATAAAGGGGGAGAATAA
- the rpsR gene encoding 30S ribosomal protein S18: MMAPRRGGRKRRKVCYFTSNNITHIDYKDVDLLKKFISERGKILPRRVTGTSAKYQRKLTSAIKVSRIMALLPFVAEDK; this comes from the coding sequence ATAATGGCACCACGTCGCGGAGGCCGCAAACGCCGTAAAGTTTGCTACTTCACTTCAAACAACATTACGCACATCGACTACAAAGATGTAGATCTTTTAAAGAAATTCATCTCTGAGCGCGGTAAAATTTTACCACGTCGCGTAACAGGTACTTCTGCTAAATACCAACGTAAACTTACATCTGCAATCAAAGTTTCACGTATTATGGCATTATTACCATTCGTTGCTGAAGACAAATAA
- the ychF gene encoding redox-regulated ATPase YchF, whose protein sequence is MALTAGIVGLPNVGKSTLFNAITKAGALAANYPFATIEPNVGSVTVPDERLDKLTELVTPKKTVPTTFEFTDIAGIVKGASTGEGLGNKFLAHIREVDAICQVVRCFEDENITHVAGTVNPIDDIEVINLELILADMESVEKRIQRVAKMAKQKDKEAMVEEPILQKIKEVLEAEKPARAAELSDDEKKVIKGLHLLTVKPMLYVANVSEDEVADPADNKYLQMVQEYAAAEGAQVITICAKIEEEISELEDDEKKEFLAELGIAESGLDQLIKASYSLLGLATYFTAGVQEVRAWTFRKGMKAPQCAGIIHTDFERGFIRAETVAFTDLAEFGSKPAAKEAGRVRAEGKEYVVQDGDVMEFLFNV, encoded by the coding sequence ATGGCATTAACAGCAGGTATCGTTGGTTTACCGAACGTAGGGAAATCGACGTTATTCAACGCAATTACAAAAGCAGGTGCTCTTGCGGCTAACTATCCGTTCGCAACAATCGAACCAAACGTAGGTAGCGTAACAGTTCCAGACGAGCGTTTAGACAAATTAACAGAATTAGTAACACCAAAGAAAACTGTTCCTACAACATTCGAATTTACAGATATCGCTGGTATCGTAAAAGGTGCTTCTACAGGTGAAGGGTTAGGAAACAAATTTTTAGCACATATCCGTGAAGTAGATGCAATTTGCCAAGTTGTTCGTTGCTTCGAAGACGAAAACATTACTCATGTAGCGGGTACAGTTAATCCAATTGACGACATTGAAGTTATTAACTTAGAGTTAATTTTAGCGGACATGGAATCAGTGGAAAAACGTATCCAACGAGTTGCAAAAATGGCCAAGCAAAAAGATAAAGAAGCTATGGTAGAAGAACCAATTCTTCAAAAAATTAAAGAAGTGTTAGAAGCTGAAAAACCAGCACGTGCAGCTGAACTATCAGATGACGAGAAAAAGGTTATTAAAGGTCTACACTTATTAACAGTGAAGCCAATGCTTTATGTAGCCAATGTTTCAGAGGATGAAGTAGCAGATCCAGCTGACAACAAGTACTTACAAATGGTACAAGAGTACGCTGCAGCAGAGGGCGCACAAGTAATTACAATTTGTGCGAAAATCGAAGAAGAAATCTCTGAATTAGAAGATGATGAGAAAAAAGAATTTTTAGCGGAATTAGGAATTGCTGAATCCGGCTTAGATCAATTAATTAAAGCTTCTTATAGCTTATTAGGTTTAGCTACTTACTTCACAGCTGGTGTACAAGAGGTTCGTGCTTGGACATTCCGTAAAGGTATGAAAGCGCCACAATGTGCAGGAATTATCCACACGGATTTCGAGCGCGGCTTTATCCGTGCAGAAACTGTGGCCTTCACAGATTTAGCAGAGTTCGGTTCAAAGCCAGCAGCTAAAGAAGCGGGTCGTGTACGTGCTGAAGGTAAAGAATACGTTGTTCAAGATGGGGACGTAATGGAGTTCTTATTTAACGTATAA
- a CDS encoding DUF3267 domain-containing protein: MNTKQPIIIELNMQKMARDNIIWTIVLIIFTVLLNSLIHQRFTANFSLFDFFYLILAYIVLIILHEVFHLIGFIVFGRVSYKDLDYGVNLKLGVAYATTKKPLTNAAMKKALLLPFWTTGVVPTIIGLAIGNFLLVIIGALLMAGAVGDFYMYKELRKFPNDAIVEDDPKEPKLYVYK; this comes from the coding sequence ATGAACACTAAACAGCCAATTATTATTGAATTAAATATGCAAAAAATGGCACGTGACAATATTATATGGACAATTGTTTTAATTATTTTTACTGTTCTACTAAATTCACTCATTCATCAACGATTTACTGCTAATTTTTCATTGTTTGATTTTTTCTATTTGATTCTCGCCTATATTGTACTCATTATTTTACATGAAGTATTTCATTTAATCGGCTTCATCGTATTTGGTCGCGTATCTTACAAAGACCTTGATTATGGCGTTAATTTAAAACTCGGCGTAGCATATGCAACAACAAAAAAGCCACTTACAAACGCTGCCATGAAAAAAGCATTGCTATTACCTTTTTGGACAACAGGCGTTGTACCAACAATTATTGGGTTAGCAATCGGTAATTTTTTGCTTGTTATTATCGGTGCACTCTTAATGGCCGGTGCAGTTGGTGATTTTTATATGTATAAGGAATTACGCAAATTTCCAAATGATGCGATTGTAGAAGACGATCCAAAAGAACCGAAGCTATATGTTTATAAATAA
- a CDS encoding ParA family protein: MGRIIAIANQKGGVGKTTTSVNLSACLAYLGKKVLLIDIDPQGNASSGLGVKKGDLESCIYDVLINDEDIKEVIQRTDVENLYIVPTTISLAGAEIELVSTISREVRLKKAVQEIKSNFDFIIIDCPPSLGLLTINALTAADALIIPVQCEYYALEGLSQLLSTVRLVQKHLNKELVIDGVLLTMLDARTNLGLQVIDEVKRYFRDRVYRSIIPRNVRLSEAPSHGKPVILYDAKSRGSEIYLEFAREVIKNG; the protein is encoded by the coding sequence ATGGGACGTATTATTGCAATAGCCAATCAAAAGGGCGGTGTCGGTAAAACAACGACATCCGTTAATTTAAGTGCATGTTTAGCTTATTTAGGAAAGAAAGTGTTATTAATCGATATCGACCCTCAAGGTAACGCATCAAGTGGCCTTGGGGTAAAAAAAGGCGATTTAGAAAGTTGTATTTATGATGTTCTGATTAATGATGAAGATATAAAAGAGGTCATTCAACGAACAGACGTAGAGAATTTGTATATTGTGCCTACAACAATTTCACTTGCAGGTGCAGAAATTGAGCTTGTATCGACGATTTCACGTGAAGTACGTTTAAAAAAGGCTGTGCAAGAAATAAAAAGCAATTTTGACTTTATTATTATTGATTGTCCACCATCGTTAGGGTTATTAACAATCAATGCGTTAACAGCAGCTGATGCATTAATTATTCCAGTACAATGCGAATATTATGCGTTAGAAGGATTAAGCCAACTATTATCGACAGTTCGCCTTGTTCAAAAGCATTTAAATAAAGAGCTTGTGATTGATGGGGTATTACTAACGATGCTTGATGCGCGTACAAACTTAGGTTTGCAAGTGATTGATGAAGTAAAACGTTATTTCCGAGATAGAGTGTATCGTTCGATTATTCCACGTAATGTACGTTTAAGTGAAGCGCCTAGTCATGGTAAGCCTGTAATATTGTATGATGCCAAATCTCGCGGATCAGAAATATATTTAGAGTTTGCAAGGGAAGTGATTAAAAATGGTTAA
- a CDS encoding ParB/RepB/Spo0J family partition protein: MVKGLGKGIDALFREEAVHKEDQVQQIAIAKILRNPFQPRKRFDETAIEELAQSVREHGIIQPIVVRKNVKKYEIVAGERRYRAAKLAGLTDVPVIVRDFNEQQMMEVAILENLQREDLTPIEEAEAYNSLIVNLKFTQEDLAQRLGKSRPHIANLIRLLQLPEDIRELVNEGHLSMGHGRALLGLKNKRRIPEVASKVMKDQLNVRQLEKYIQDLNESVSRETKQPKKDVHTQATESQLREYFGTQVQIKKVKNKGKIEIEFYSEDDLQRILEMLNIEE; encoded by the coding sequence ATGGTTAAAGGTTTAGGAAAAGGGATTGACGCATTATTTCGTGAGGAAGCGGTACATAAAGAAGATCAGGTACAGCAAATTGCGATTGCCAAGATTTTGAGGAATCCATTTCAACCACGTAAACGATTTGATGAGACAGCCATTGAAGAACTGGCACAGTCAGTACGTGAACATGGGATTATTCAACCAATTGTTGTCCGTAAAAACGTAAAGAAATATGAAATTGTTGCTGGTGAGCGTCGTTATCGCGCGGCAAAACTCGCGGGTTTAACCGATGTACCAGTTATCGTGCGTGATTTTAATGAACAACAGATGATGGAAGTCGCGATTTTAGAAAACTTACAACGTGAAGATTTAACACCAATTGAAGAAGCAGAAGCGTACAATAGCTTAATCGTTAATCTAAAATTTACACAGGAAGATTTGGCACAGCGCTTAGGGAAAAGTCGTCCTCATATTGCCAATTTAATTCGTTTATTGCAATTGCCTGAAGATATTCGAGAACTTGTAAATGAAGGGCATTTATCAATGGGTCACGGCCGCGCATTACTTGGTTTAAAAAACAAGCGTCGTATACCAGAAGTCGCGAGCAAGGTTATGAAGGATCAATTAAATGTACGCCAGCTCGAAAAATATATTCAGGACTTAAATGAGTCTGTTTCACGTGAAACGAAGCAACCAAAAAAAGATGTGCATACACAAGCAACAGAATCACAACTACGTGAATATTTTGGTACTCAAGTACAAATTAAAAAGGTGAAAAATAAAGGGAAAATAGAAATTGAATTTTATTCAGAAGATGATTTACAACGTATTTTGGAAATGCTGAATATTGAAGAATAA
- the rsmG gene encoding 16S rRNA (guanine(527)-N(7))-methyltransferase RsmG, with translation MNEQQFIEALKQKGIELSDEQVAQFRKYFELLIEWNEKMNLTAITDLEGVYLKHFYDSISASFYFDFTKVTTVCDVGAGAGFPSIPIKICFPHLEITIVDSLNKRITFLNHLANELNLKNMSFVHARAEEFGQNEKYREQFDVVTARAVARLSVLSELCIPLAKEGGYFVALKAAAGAEEMKDAAKAITTLGAKLKEEFAFLLPVEESERSLYVFDKVKVTPKKYPRKPGVPNKTPIK, from the coding sequence ATGAACGAGCAGCAATTTATTGAAGCCTTAAAGCAAAAGGGCATCGAGCTTTCAGATGAGCAAGTCGCACAGTTCCGTAAATACTTTGAGCTTTTAATTGAGTGGAATGAAAAAATGAACTTAACAGCCATTACAGATTTAGAAGGTGTCTATTTAAAACACTTTTACGATTCAATTAGCGCGTCATTTTACTTTGACTTCACAAAAGTAACAACTGTATGTGATGTCGGTGCAGGTGCTGGATTCCCAAGTATACCAATTAAAATCTGTTTCCCACATTTGGAAATTACCATTGTGGATTCTTTAAACAAGCGTATTACGTTTTTAAATCATTTAGCGAATGAATTAAACTTGAAAAATATGTCATTCGTGCATGCACGCGCGGAAGAGTTTGGTCAAAATGAGAAATACCGAGAGCAGTTTGATGTTGTCACAGCACGCGCAGTTGCCCGTCTTTCAGTTTTATCAGAGCTATGTATCCCACTTGCAAAAGAGGGGGGTTACTTTGTGGCATTAAAAGCAGCAGCTGGTGCAGAAGAAATGAAGGATGCCGCAAAAGCGATCACAACATTAGGTGCGAAATTAAAAGAAGAGTTCGCGTTCCTTTTACCAGTTGAAGAAAGTGAGCGTTCGCTTTATGTTTTTGATAAAGTAAAAGTAACACCAAAAAAATACCCACGTAAACCAGGTGTTCCGAATAAAACTCCTATTAAATAA
- a CDS encoding DUF951 domain-containing protein: MEAKQYELNDVVEMKKQHPCGTNAWKIIRLGADIRIKCEGCGHSVMIARREFEKKMKKVLNKSSEA, encoded by the coding sequence GTGGAAGCAAAACAATATGAGCTAAACGATGTTGTGGAAATGAAAAAGCAGCATCCATGTGGAACAAATGCATGGAAAATTATTCGTCTTGGGGCAGATATTCGTATTAAATGTGAGGGCTGTGGTCATAGTGTGATGATCGCACGTCGAGAATTCGAAAAGAAAATGAAAAAGGTGTTAAACAAGTCGAGTGAGGCTTAA
- a CDS encoding YybS family protein, translating to MQNNQSRKLAHGAMMIALFTVLMAIVFYVPIASLLAAVVAPLPIIWYSAHYDRKSSVFVAIAAVIVTFFIGGLFLMPASLIFAAAGMTIGDAIYNKKSKVFMFLSTSVILILTFAVQYVIAVRLFAVDFIRESLDLMKTTYLESIKMTEQITGHATPKETMDNLTNMLDMLETVVPAAITLSMLLFALLLISVNLPILKRLKVNVPEFAEFSKLRLPRSVLWYYLIVLAINLFVRPEVDSILGVVMLNVSMILWVLLTIQGISFIHYVLNCYKQPKFLKVISTLMAIPFYSFVILIGIIDLGFNAREFIVQKSQK from the coding sequence ATGCAAAATAATCAATCAAGGAAGTTAGCACACGGCGCGATGATGATTGCACTGTTTACAGTGTTAATGGCCATCGTTTTTTATGTGCCTATAGCGAGTTTACTTGCAGCAGTAGTCGCACCACTACCAATTATTTGGTATAGTGCACACTATGACCGAAAATCATCGGTATTTGTTGCTATTGCAGCCGTAATCGTTACTTTTTTTATTGGTGGATTGTTCCTAATGCCCGCTTCTTTAATCTTTGCAGCAGCAGGTATGACAATTGGTGATGCCATTTATAATAAAAAAAGCAAAGTATTTATGTTTTTATCTACAAGTGTTATTTTAATCCTGACATTTGCGGTTCAATATGTAATTGCAGTTCGTTTATTTGCCGTTGACTTTATCAGAGAGTCACTGGATTTAATGAAAACGACGTATTTAGAGTCAATTAAAATGACAGAGCAAATTACAGGTCACGCAACGCCTAAGGAAACAATGGATAATTTAACGAATATGTTAGATATGTTAGAAACCGTGGTTCCAGCTGCGATTACACTTTCGATGCTGTTATTTGCACTATTACTTATTTCGGTGAACTTACCGATTTTAAAACGTTTGAAAGTTAATGTACCAGAATTTGCTGAGTTTAGTAAATTACGCTTACCTAGATCGGTTCTTTGGTATTACTTAATTGTATTAGCAATTAATTTATTTGTCCGCCCTGAGGTTGATTCAATATTAGGTGTTGTAATGCTAAATGTTTCAATGATTTTATGGGTATTACTAACAATACAGGGAATCTCGTTTATTCATTATGTGCTTAATTGTTATAAGCAACCGAAGTTTTTAAAGGTTATTAGTACGTTAATGGCTATTCCGTTTTATTCATTTGTAATTCTAATTGGTATTATTGATTTAGGGTTTAATGCTCGAGAATTTATTGTACAAAAGAGTCAAAAATGA
- the noc gene encoding nucleoid occlusion protein, producing the protein MKSTFSRFFGGGTKEQPEVNSEVEVIENISMASEEVVKIPIDKIIPNRYQPRTVFDDEKIEELARTIHTHGVIQPIVIRPMTGDASKYEIIAGERRYRAMKSLQWTEVPAIVRNLNDRETASIALIENLQREELTAIEEALAYQQLLELHSLTQEALAQRLGKGQSTVANKLRLLKLPQFVQDAILNREITERHARALISIKDDQLQMQLIAATKEFDWNVRQLEEQIQKILHPEEPEAKKRKPARKAISKDVRIALNTIKQSLSMVTKSGINLKTEEEDTDDYYQITVKIPKKK; encoded by the coding sequence ATGAAAAGTACTTTTTCACGTTTTTTCGGAGGCGGGACTAAGGAGCAGCCAGAAGTAAACAGTGAAGTAGAAGTAATAGAGAATATCTCAATGGCTTCAGAAGAAGTAGTTAAAATTCCTATAGATAAAATCATTCCAAACCGTTATCAGCCACGTACAGTTTTTGATGATGAGAAGATTGAAGAATTAGCAAGAACGATTCATACACACGGTGTTATTCAACCAATCGTAATTCGACCAATGACGGGTGATGCAAGTAAATATGAAATCATTGCAGGTGAACGTCGCTATCGTGCCATGAAATCGTTGCAGTGGACAGAAGTGCCTGCGATTGTGCGTAATTTAAATGATCGTGAAACGGCTTCAATTGCGCTTATTGAAAACCTTCAACGTGAAGAATTGACAGCAATTGAGGAAGCACTTGCATACCAACAATTATTAGAGTTACATTCGCTAACACAAGAAGCGCTTGCTCAACGATTGGGTAAAGGCCAATCAACAGTTGCCAATAAATTGCGTTTATTAAAGCTTCCGCAATTTGTGCAGGATGCCATTTTAAATCGTGAAATCACGGAGCGTCATGCTCGTGCATTAATTTCCATTAAAGATGATCAATTACAAATGCAATTAATCGCAGCAACGAAAGAGTTTGATTGGAATGTAAGACAGCTTGAAGAACAAATTCAAAAAATTCTTCATCCGGAAGAGCCGGAAGCTAAAAAACGCAAACCTGCTCGAAAAGCGATTAGTAAAGATGTACGCATTGCCCTTAATACTATTAAGCAGTCATTATCGATGGTTACAAAAAGCGGAATCAATTTAAAAACAGAGGAAGAAGATACAGATGATTACTATCAAATTACTGTAAAAATTCCGAAGAAAAAATAA
- a CDS encoding DUF554 domain-containing protein has product MVLLGSLLNALFIVIGAFLGRLFKNIPENMQQTVMVIIGLVIALLGIQMGMESSNFIVIVISLVVGTVIGEWLDLDSKFNRLGLWVESLFGKRAQKGTIAQGFVTASLIFVIGSMAIIGALDSGLRNEHDVLITKGIIDGFMSIILASTLGIGVMLSAVPVFLYQGAIALFAGVISTYIPTDALDLFIKEMTATGGVMILAIGLNIANLTKIRVANLLPAIIVVAIMVAIIFPFQ; this is encoded by the coding sequence ATGGTATTACTAGGTTCGTTATTAAATGCTTTATTTATTGTTATTGGTGCATTTTTAGGGAGATTATTTAAAAATATCCCTGAAAATATGCAACAAACAGTTATGGTCATTATTGGATTAGTTATTGCATTGTTGGGGATCCAAATGGGAATGGAAAGTAGTAATTTTATTGTCATTGTTATTAGTCTAGTCGTTGGTACGGTTATTGGTGAATGGCTTGATTTAGACAGTAAATTTAATCGCCTTGGTTTGTGGGTGGAATCTCTTTTTGGTAAACGTGCTCAAAAAGGGACGATTGCACAAGGATTTGTGACTGCTTCTTTAATTTTTGTTATTGGTTCGATGGCGATTATTGGCGCATTAGATAGTGGTTTACGTAATGAGCATGATGTACTCATTACAAAAGGAATAATTGACGGCTTTATGTCAATTATTTTGGCGTCAACGTTAGGAATAGGAGTAATGCTATCCGCCGTGCCTGTCTTTTTATATCAAGGGGCGATAGCGTTATTTGCGGGTGTTATTAGTACATATATTCCAACTGACGCACTAGATTTATTTATTAAAGAGATGACGGCTACAGGCGGTGTAATGATTTTAGCGATTGGCTTAAATATAGCGAATCTAACGAAAATCCGTGTAGCCAATTTGCTGCCAGCGATTATTGTTGTAGCTATTATGGTAGCCATTATTTTTCCGTTTCAATAA